Proteins encoded by one window of Chryseobacterium aquaeductus:
- the lysA gene encoding diaminopimelate decarboxylase produces MNSKELLKIAQEFGTPVYVYDAESIKTQYEKLTSSFLKHTKFFYAAKALTNINILKYIKNLGASLDCVSISEVKLGLKAGFTKERILFTPNCVDLAEIEEAMQHGVHINIDNISILEQFGNKYGNTYPIFVRINPHIYAGGNHKISTGHIDSKFGISIHQMRHIERVMKSTNLNVEGLHMHTGSEIKDPEVFLQALEIMLELSEHFPNLKYLDMGSGFKIPYQDSDMETDVKALGKKVEKAIAEFSKETGKKFELWFEPGKFLVGKCGYLLVKANVIKQTTATVFVGVNSGFNHLIRPMFYDSYHTIENLSNPKGAERIYTVVGNICETDTFAWDRKLNEVREGDVLAFHTAGAYGFEMSTNFNSRLKPAEVLFLDGKAHLIRKRDEFEDLLRNQIEVL; encoded by the coding sequence ATGAATTCAAAAGAATTATTAAAGATTGCCCAAGAATTTGGCACGCCGGTGTATGTTTATGACGCTGAATCCATCAAAACTCAATACGAAAAACTTACATCTTCTTTTTTGAAACATACGAAGTTCTTCTATGCAGCGAAGGCTTTAACGAACATCAATATTTTAAAATACATAAAAAACCTGGGCGCTTCTTTGGATTGCGTATCGATAAGCGAAGTGAAATTAGGTTTGAAGGCCGGCTTTACTAAAGAAAGAATATTATTTACTCCAAATTGTGTCGACTTAGCTGAAATTGAAGAAGCAATGCAACACGGAGTTCACATAAACATCGACAATATCTCGATTCTTGAGCAGTTTGGGAACAAATACGGAAATACATATCCAATTTTTGTAAGAATCAATCCGCATATTTACGCAGGAGGAAATCACAAAATTTCTACAGGACATATCGATTCAAAATTCGGAATTTCTATTCATCAGATGCGTCACATCGAACGTGTGATGAAAAGTACCAATCTTAATGTAGAAGGTCTTCACATGCACACAGGAAGCGAAATCAAAGATCCTGAAGTGTTTTTGCAGGCTCTTGAAATCATGCTTGAATTGTCTGAGCATTTTCCGAATTTGAAATATCTGGATATGGGAAGCGGTTTTAAAATTCCTTATCAGGACAGTGATATGGAAACAGATGTGAAAGCTTTGGGTAAAAAAGTTGAAAAAGCCATCGCAGAATTTTCAAAAGAAACAGGAAAGAAATTTGAACTTTGGTTCGAACCCGGAAAATTTTTGGTTGGAAAATGTGGTTATTTATTGGTGAAAGCTAACGTGATTAAGCAAACTACAGCGACTGTTTTTGTAGGAGTCAACTCAGGATTTAATCATTTAATTCGTCCAATGTTTTATGATTCTTACCATACCATTGAAAATTTATCAAATCCAAAAGGTGCTGAAAGAATTTATACGGTAGTAGGAAATATCTGTGAAACAGACACTTTCGCTTGGGACAGAAAATTGAATGAAGTAAGAGAAGGCGATGTTTTGGCTTTCCATACAGCCGGAGCTTATGGTTTTGAAATGAGTACCAATTTTAACTCGAGATT
- a CDS encoding 3'-5' exonuclease produces the protein MYSIIDIESNGAGFRKECIIDIAIFKYDGHKIVDQFISLVNPESDITPFVQKLTNISPKMVKTAPKFHELAKRVIEITEGTTLVGHNIEFDFRMLRQSFQRLGYDFKINTLDTIPLAKKLIPDEVSYSLGKLVRSLGIPLVNAHRAEGDARATLELFKLLVSKDTENEIIQKQHDETNAKSYINKIKLLTQDLPSEKGFVYFQNESGKIILSDYVQDINKFSKKLFNSKLKKFEEVQRDAEQIHFELTGTDIIAKLILNSKGIKKRETFPFGLYFRNNKYLVERNTLNKTEKPILKFKAFTQGSKAVQFINKIDEYKDVETFKKKIDFRKRNELWLGSGRKLGEKLFLIIENGKTVSYGFYELFTQIQTLSKISKLKIDLPLSATDLNNELQLALLRGDFETLPLPK, from the coding sequence ATGTATTCAATTATAGATATAGAAAGCAATGGTGCAGGTTTCAGAAAAGAATGCATTATCGATATCGCCATTTTCAAATATGATGGTCATAAAATTGTAGATCAATTTATTTCTCTTGTCAACCCGGAAAGCGACATTACTCCTTTTGTGCAAAAATTGACGAATATCAGCCCAAAAATGGTGAAAACTGCTCCGAAATTTCATGAATTAGCCAAAAGAGTCATAGAAATTACAGAAGGCACAACCTTGGTGGGGCATAATATAGAATTCGATTTCAGAATGCTTCGTCAGTCTTTTCAAAGGCTTGGTTATGATTTTAAAATCAATACTTTAGATACAATTCCTTTAGCAAAAAAACTGATTCCTGATGAGGTAAGTTATTCTTTGGGCAAGTTGGTAAGATCTTTGGGGATACCTTTGGTCAACGCACATAGAGCAGAAGGTGATGCAAGGGCAACTTTGGAATTGTTTAAACTTTTAGTCTCAAAAGATACCGAAAACGAGATTATTCAAAAACAGCACGATGAAACGAATGCAAAGTCTTATATCAATAAAATCAAATTGTTGACTCAAGATTTGCCTAGCGAAAAAGGATTTGTGTATTTCCAGAATGAATCTGGGAAAATTATTCTTTCAGATTACGTTCAGGACATCAATAAATTTTCTAAAAAACTTTTTAATTCTAAATTGAAGAAATTTGAAGAAGTTCAGCGTGATGCAGAGCAGATTCATTTTGAATTGACCGGAACAGACATTATTGCCAAATTAATTTTAAATTCAAAAGGCATAAAAAAAAGAGAAACATTTCCTTTTGGTTTGTATTTTAGAAATAATAAATATCTCGTTGAGAGAAATACTTTAAATAAAACTGAAAAACCTATTCTTAAATTCAAAGCATTTACCCAAGGTTCAAAAGCTGTACAATTTATCAATAAAATTGATGAATATAAAGATGTTGAAACCTTCAAAAAGAAAATAGATTTCAGAAAACGAAACGAGCTTTGGCTTGGAAGCGGAAGAAAATTGGGAGAAAAACTTTTCTTGATTATAGAAAATGGTAAAACTGTTTCTTATGGTTTTTACGAGTTGTTTACCCAAATTCAAACTTTAAGTAAAATATCTAAACTGAAAATAGATCTTCCGTTATCTGCTACCGATTTGAATAATGAGTTGCAATTGGCGCTACTTCGTGGTGATTTTGAAACGCTTCCTTTACCTAAATAA
- a CDS encoding helicase HerA-like domain-containing protein codes for MTDKTKFIDDLNKRYIPKGEHIILGKGMLAGDVVTEVNVTIPLKTINRHGLIAGATGTGKTKTLQVFAEQLSHAGIPSLVLDIKGDFSGIAEAGQMNSIIEERYAKTQLPYNPQAFPVELMSISNEKGVKLRATVTEFGPVLLSKILELNDTQQSIMSIVFKYCDDKGLPLIDLNDLKKVLQYVTDNPQGKAELSANYGSIASASLGTILRSIVALEQQGAADFFGELSFDVQDLLETRDGKGVVNILRVADIQSKPQLFSTFMLSLFAEIYMTFPEEGDSGKPKLVLFIDEAHLIFDESSKALVSQIETMVKLIRSKGVGIYFITQIPGDVPENVLSQLGLKIQHALRGFTAKDKKEISKAVENYPTTEFYNASELIQNLGIGEAFITALDEKGIPTPLVHTYLISPESRMDVLNDAEVSELTSKSALVSKYEKPVDRESAYEILVKRMEQAVENSEPTQKTKPVKEEPGMFEQVLKSRAGRTFANTLMREGAKAILGMFGLGGRRR; via the coding sequence ATGACAGACAAAACAAAATTTATTGATGATCTCAACAAAAGATATATTCCCAAAGGAGAACATATTATTTTAGGAAAAGGTATGCTTGCTGGTGATGTGGTCACAGAAGTCAATGTTACCATTCCACTAAAAACCATCAACCGTCATGGTCTGATTGCCGGAGCCACAGGAACCGGAAAAACAAAAACACTTCAGGTTTTCGCCGAACAGCTTTCGCACGCCGGTATTCCATCTTTAGTTTTAGATATAAAAGGAGATTTTTCCGGAATTGCAGAAGCTGGTCAAATGAATTCAATCATTGAAGAGCGGTATGCAAAAACACAACTTCCTTACAATCCACAGGCTTTTCCTGTCGAATTGATGAGCATTTCAAATGAAAAAGGTGTAAAATTACGTGCTACCGTCACAGAATTTGGTCCTGTTTTACTAAGTAAAATTTTAGAATTGAATGATACACAGCAAAGTATCATGTCGATTGTTTTTAAATATTGTGATGACAAAGGCTTGCCTTTAATTGATTTAAATGATCTTAAAAAAGTTCTGCAATATGTAACGGATAATCCGCAAGGAAAAGCCGAATTGTCTGCCAATTACGGATCAATTGCTTCAGCGTCTTTGGGTACAATTTTGAGATCCATCGTTGCTTTGGAGCAACAAGGTGCTGCAGATTTCTTTGGCGAATTAAGTTTTGATGTTCAGGATTTATTAGAAACCAGAGACGGAAAAGGAGTTGTCAATATTTTACGAGTTGCCGATATTCAGAGTAAACCTCAGTTGTTCTCAACATTTATGCTTTCGCTTTTTGCTGAAATTTACATGACTTTCCCTGAAGAAGGTGACAGCGGAAAACCAAAATTGGTTCTTTTCATCGACGAAGCGCATTTGATTTTTGATGAATCTTCCAAAGCTTTGGTTTCACAGATCGAAACGATGGTGAAACTGATTCGTTCAAAAGGCGTCGGGATTTATTTCATTACCCAAATTCCGGGCGATGTTCCGGAAAATGTGCTTTCACAATTAGGTTTGAAAATTCAGCACGCATTGAGAGGTTTTACAGCAAAGGATAAAAAAGAAATTTCTAAAGCGGTTGAAAACTATCCGACAACAGAATTTTACAATGCTTCAGAATTAATTCAAAATCTAGGAATTGGTGAAGCATTCATCACGGCATTGGATGAAAAAGGAATCCCTACACCGCTGGTTCACACCTACCTGATTTCTCCGGAATCAAGAATGGATGTTTTAAATGATGCAGAAGTTTCTGAACTAACATCGAAATCTGCATTAGTTTCAAAATACGAAAAACCTGTCGACCGAGAATCTGCGTACGAAATTTTGGTAAAAAGAATGGAGCAGGCGGTTGAAAATTCTGAGCCGACTCAAAAAACCAAACCTGTAAAAGAGGAACCGGGAATGTTTGAGCAGGTTTTGAAGAGCAGGGCGGGAAGAACTTTTGCCAATACCCTGATGAGAGAAGGCGCTAAAGCTATTTTGGGAATGTTTGGTCTGGGCGGAAGAAGGAGATAA